Proteins found in one Xenopus laevis strain J_2021 chromosome 1L, Xenopus_laevis_v10.1, whole genome shotgun sequence genomic segment:
- the c22orf39.L gene encoding UPF0545 protein C22orf39 homolog produces MADSGCWRPPRDCDDYWSEWKHCKSLRNRFHNYYTYGKAPECQEWKRDYMTCRDWEKTKSNNLKEALQQSEKTRLEGKQNNSPVWTLRKNPPPDWYLPLDPGKPRQ; encoded by the exons ATGGCTGACTCGGGTTGCTGGAGG CCACCACGCGACTGTGACGATTACTGGTCTGAATGGAAACACTGCAAGAGTCTGAGAAACCGCTTTCATAATTATTACACCTATGGAAAAGCACCCGAGTGTCAAGAGTGGAAAAGAGACTACATGACCTGCAGAGACTGGGAGAAAACAAAGAGCAATAATCTCAAG GAAGCTTTGCAACAGAGTGAAAAGACAAGGCTCGAAGGCAAGCAGAATAACTCTCCTGTATGGACATTGAGAAAAAATCCCCCACCAGACTGGTACCTACCGCTAGACCCTGGAAAACCTAGACAATAA